The following is a genomic window from Nicotiana tabacum cultivar K326 chromosome 3, ASM71507v2, whole genome shotgun sequence.
TTACACTACGGATGTGGAAAGTGATCATAGCTTAATTGTCAGCTATGACAGGTACTGTGAATGTCACTGCTGCTTTTGTTATCAATCAAATGCATTACTGCTCTTCTTGTTTTGCCCCAATTAAGTATTAACCCCTTTGTCATTTTCTTTATTAACATCACCTTAAACTAAATTGTTAGCTCATATAGTAAAACCATCACAAAATCTTaatgaacaaaaaataataataagtctACGAGTACAGATCTTCCGATGCTCTTTTCGTTTGCTCTTCCGAGTAaagattttgattttttgcttATGAATAACTATCCATAACGTGAGCTGAAAACTTTCATTGTTGTTCCCTAAACTGGAAAACACAATTAGAAAATTGTAGAGAACTTATAATGGCCGAAAATTATTGATTGGAGATGACACCACACGTTCTAAAATTGTTAGAGCTcagaacctatttttttttttttcagagcCTAGTTTTTTCTCTTACAAAAATGTAGTCACCTCTAAGGAAACGTTTTGATGGtatatcttttttattttccttatatTTTAAATCTTGATTAATATGTTTATTTAGATCTAATCCTGATTTAAAATTCCGAAAGACCCTTATGTTATTTTAAATCTTAGGGAACAAATTTTACACATTGGATACTCAGGACTGGAGGGCCAATATTGCAATAATCATAACCTATCAGGGGTCAAATTGAAATTTGGCCAAAAGCAGCACTAGCTTCTCCCCACATTCCCAAATCACATCCAAGTTAGCCAGATAACTCAGCTAAGGATAACCAATTGCTCTGAACTTACCATCCACAGGAAAGCAATGATAACAAGAAGATGGAAGACACAAGATGGGATCAAAGAATCCAAGCATTAACACACATAATAACCAATCCCACAACTAAACCATCCTTGGATTCACAAATCTTCATTTCTAGCCAAGTCCCATGTTACCTTAACTGGGACTATCCACCAATTCTGTGCACCAAATATTCCACTAACACTTTCCCTTCTGTGAATCTGAGATGGGCTCTTTCAGTTTTTCTGAAAAGGGTTTCAAGACTTGGGGCACCTGAAACTTCTTGGAGGTCCAAATGCCCATACCAACAACCCCCTCCATTGATACTGGCCAAGGGATTAGAGGAAGCTCACTGGGGAGATGAACAGAGGAGACTGTATGTGAGGAAAAGGTTTAAAAGGAGACATTTAGGAAGTGATGTTCACCCTTTGATTCCATTTATTGTGCCTAATCTCTTGTTGTTCTCGCTTTTGCTTTGGAACCCATTTCCAATTGATGGGACAGATTCTtgaattttggagcttttttgtGAGGGGTTGGTTGTTCCTAGTTTTATTTACTTTAGTCCTAATTgcaagtttttctttctttttcctgataaagattTGGTAAAGAAATTATATCAAGTTAGTAAATTTGGAAGTATTTGCATAGAAGAATTGCTTATGTATTGGATAAATGCTTCTCTTTTTTAACTTCAGCGAAGATGTTCAAAGTTTCATTAGTGCTGCTTTATGTAGAATGAAGCTTTGGGATTGAAGTCAATGTTGATACACAATAAAAGGATAGTCCGGTGCGCTAAGCTTTCGCTGCCTGCATGATCTGGTAAGGCCCAGGGCCGGACTAAGCTTCCGCTGTCTGCATGATCTGGGTAAGGGCCAGCGCCGGACTACAAGATTGATACATAATATACCCCTAATACTTATGACAAAACAAATTGTGACTATGTAAATTGCATTTTCAATACTGAAAATGCATTTTGGACCTCATGGGTGTACTCGCGTCGAACTTTGGCGAACTATAGCACGCCTTTAAGTGCCAAGAAAATATGCTGGAGAATGCCCAATGCACCGTTGAAGCTAAAACGGATGGATCATATTTGGGTAGCTTGAGTGAAAGTGGTGAAGGTAGTATACTTAGGAATGAAACAGGAGAGTTTTTATATGCATTTTGTGTGGTTTGGACAGCAAACTAACAATCAAGATTAAGCTTTGGGTTGTTGCATGGAATGTAGTGGTGTTTCGACTATGGCTTGATTATAAGAATAGAAGTCATTGGAGATAGTAATGTTGTAACAAAAGTTTGGAGAATATCTTGGCACATTGATTTCTTATTATGTTATACAAATATTATGTTTGTTATAACAGATGTCATATTTTATTGTTCACTGTTATAGGAAAGCAGTTGGCTAAGTAGATTGTTAAGATTGAATTTTGGTATATAATCTTTCTCAAGCAAGCATCATGTGTCTATTAAGGCCATGCTGAGACAAGATAAGATTGGATAAGTACAACAACTTTGAACATTCAATTCAAAACCTTTACATAATTAGTGAAATAACCCAAGACTTTTTATAAACTTTTTTTGCAcactgtatagggtaaaattagTTCGTATTAAATGGCCGTATAATAGAACACGTGGAAccggaaaaaaaattgaaaaacgaGAGATGTGGAAATCACGATTGGGAGCAGCAATTCCGGTTGGCACCGGAAAATTCCCGAAGGGAATGTTGCTCATGAAGACAAATGAATGCGTCACCCGATAGCATTCAATAAAAAATATTCTGCAGTATTAAATACATAGTCCGTTAtagagaatatgacattcatactctgtcgttacacattcttcaatgacccCCATAAGTGTCATTTAAGAGAgacttgatcctaggaccttgttccctaggtgcaactataaatattGAATTCAACATTCATGAGGATAATTTTTTTGACAAGCTTATGCTAtacattattctaagctcaataacaccttatttcttgtttattggTATTATTATTATTGTCTTCGGAAGCTCTGCTCCCAAGACCAAGCTGTCTGTTGTCTCATCTCAATTTCAATGCTAAGTCTTGCATtttcatttaatttatttatcatttttggatcaaatcgattcgcttgtctataaaccacgtgaaaattcaactgtactgttttacgggtaaacacacACGCTAGACCAATATTAGAGATTTGGAGGCTAGTAGTACCAACAAAGAAAACACAGTATAACAGTTGCTGGAAAACAGATTAGAAGCATCCTTATATCCAATTACTTTTCTTCCTTGTTATGCTGTTGTAGCAGATAAGAGACAAGTATAAGTGCAACAACTGAACATTAGTTGAAGGCAACCAAACAATTGAACAAACATCCAACTTGTTGTAATTTGTAtggatatcatactttccattTCAGTTAAGGAAACGTGAAGCTCTAATAGTGACCGTAGCATGTGATTTTTGTTGAATTAAGACAGAAATGCACATGCTCTTAAATAATGAAATAGACATGCCGCAGAGCAACTAGCTAACCTCAACCAAATCCTCCATTTCATTGTCAATTTGTCATCTGGTCTtatctttattttattaattGACGGGAACTTCTACTAATTTTGATGCACCAATTTTTGAATTTGAGGCCTTCTCCATGTTTCGAATATGATGTTTTTTTTTAAACGTATATGATGCTCCTGTCCTGTTTCTTTCCCTAATCGTTGCGCAACCTACAGCTACTTTTAGTTTGAAAGGATGTATTTGATGGAGCAAATAGTTTTAGGAAAAATGACATTATATatcccttttaaaaataatagtcgaatatatatatatatatataggtatgttatatatataaaaatatacaaatttataCACTTTTTAGACTACTAGACATAAATAGTTTCGATCATAGGCTAAAAATAATCTTTGCTCACAGATTTATCCCAACTTGCTTCCCTTGTTAGTGGTAATTAGTGAGAAGAGAAAATAACGTTATTCGTCCCTCCTTGGTAGagtacacaaaaaaaaaaaatgtgttttaaGCTTTTTTTGTACCGCTTGAAACAAAATTTTGGTTGGTACTTGGTACTTACCTAAAAGGTTGACATTACTCAAATGGtcattcaactattccaaattatTTACTAAAGTCACTTTACTTTCGCTTGTAACAATAATGCACTCAGAAAGTCATTAAACTAGATTTTCCAAATGTTggattgccaaatacctattttaccatctaaattataaacatttatcttctttttattttttttaaactttaatattataattttccttttttaatttatattatggacttacctataaaataaataaatattatttataaattaaaaactaaaaagtatttaagcatatataatgctgaataaaaaaaaaatgagaatagtaaaaattaattagaataatttgttagtaataataattttagtattaacaacaaaaattcaaaattttaatttcacaattcaggatgaaagaaaataaaggttataaaatatatattccatgcacgtaataaaaaaataattatttaaacaaAGGTaattttataatatacattatatatttttGAAAGTTATGCTCAGTTATATTATtatgtttctaccaactttccgacGACACAAAGTTATGTTACCGAAAATcatggggactatctgtatagagtaaaatatgctatgttaagtcgtgcatggaatatatataatataattgagcataattttcaaaaatatataatgtatattataaaaatacttttatttaaataattagtttcatatTACGtgcatgaaatatatattttacaacttttattttctttcattctgaattgtgtaaatatatttttgattttctttttgttaatactgaaattattattataaataaattattttaattaatattttttactatgcttattattttgttattccagTATTATAAATGCttaaatactttattttttaatttataaataatacttATTTGTTCTacaggtaagtccataatataaattaaaaagggagaatcataatattaaaaagttaaaaaaaagataaatatttataatttagagaGTAAAATAGGAATTtggaaaatctagttgagtgaacTTCTGAGTGCAATAAGTATAGTTCAATAAGTATAGttcagtgactttgttgttacaaacaaaagaaaagtgactttaggagataatttaagatagttgagtgaccatttgagtaattgACTCTGTGGTTTCccgaaattgattaattattttcaGTTCCTCAATCCTTAAGAGATTGT
Proteins encoded in this region:
- the LOC107783251 gene encoding uncharacterized protein LOC107783251 — encoded protein: MEDTRWDQRIQALTHIITNPTTKPSLDSQIFISSQVPCYLNWDYPPILCTKYSTNTFPSVNLRWALSVFLKRVSRLGAPETSWRSKCPYQQPPPLILAKGLEEAHWGDEQRRLYVRKRFKRRHLGSDVHPLIPFIVPNLLLFSLLLWNPFPIDGTDS